The window AATGGCAGGAGAAGGAAGTAGCTTCATGCAACCAGCGATTCCACGCTTCGATGGCCATTATGACCACTGGAGCATGTTGATAGAAAACTTCTTGAGGTCCAAGGAATATTGGGGCCTAGTGGAGAATGGAATCACACAGTATGCAGAGTTGACAGAAGCTCAATTGAAAGCCCTAGAGGATCAGAAAGCTCAAAGATTTGAAAATCAAGAACTATCTCTTTCAGGCCATTAATAGAGCTATATTGGAGACCACCTTGAAGAAAGATACAGCGAAGGATATATGGGATtcgatgaagaagaaatatcaAGGCACGGTGAAAGTCAAGCGTGCCCAACTTCAAGCTCTTCGCAAAGAGTTTGAGATGTTCAATATGAAGGTTGGAGAGTCAGTTGATGAGTATTTTGGAAGGCCTCTAACCATGGCTAACAAGAGGAGGATCAATGGAGAGAAGTTGGAAGATGTAGTTGTTATCGAAAAGATTTTGAGATCAATGACACCAAAGTTTGACTATGTGGTGTGTTCGATTGAAGAATCAAAAGATCTTGATAATCTCTCTATTGATGAACTACGAAGCAGTCTTCTGTTACATGAACAATGGATGAATGGCCATGCAATGGAAGAACAAGCATTGAAGGTGAGCCAAGAGAATCACTCTCCAGGGAGACGAAGAGGAAGAGGTCCAGGAGGCTTTCGAGGACGTGGAAGAGGACGCCAAGGATCATTTGATAAATCAAATGTGAAGTGTTACTACTAACATGAAATGGGACACTTTCAATAAGAGTGTCCCAAAAAGGGGAACCAAAAAAAAGCCAATGTAGCTGAAACTGAAGAAGAGTTGTTGCTGATGGCATATGTAGAAGTCAAGGgaaaacaaatcaacaacaCATGGTATTTGTATTCAGGCTGTAGCAATCACATACGTGGAACCAAGAAGATGTTCACCAAACTTGATGAGAAGTTCAGGGAGAATGTAAAGCTTGGTAATGATTCAAGCTTAAAAGTACAAGGTAAAGGATATGTCAAAATTAAAGTCAATGGTGCTGTACAAATCATATCATGTGTGTTCTATGTGCCTGAATTAAGAAGTAATCTGATCAGCCTTGGTCAGCTTCAAGAGAAGGGGTTCCCCATTCTAATTCAAAAGAATTGCTGCCAAATTCATCAAAGGTTAAATTGTGCATGTTGAAATGGCTTCTAATAGAATGTTTCCATTACAAACACCAGCTGCATTAACCAAGCAAGTCTGTCTGAAATCAACTATCCAAGATGATACTTGGTTATGGCATTTTAGATATGGACATCTGAATTTCAAGGGCCTAAAGACTTTATAGCAAAAAAACATGGTGGGAGGACTACCTCAGTTGCAACCTTCAACTAGGGTTTGTGAAGAATGCATGATGGGAAAACAACACAGAGAAGTTTTTCCAAAGGAAAGCACTTGGAGAGCATCATTAGTATTACAACTTGTTCATTCGGATATTTGTGGACCTATAAATCCTATTTCCAACAGCAACAAAAGGTATTACATTACCTTTATTGATGATTATAGCAAGAAGACTTGTATATATTTCTTAGCTGAAAAGTCAGAAGCCTTGGTTGttttcaagaagttcaaagTTGCTGTGGAGAAGGAAACTGGTTTGTTAATCAAAACCTTATGAATTGATTGTGGAGGAGAATTCACATCCTCCCTTAAACTGAATGCGATTAAGCAATCAGTGTACATCTGAACTTGAACAGACTCCAAGTGAACTGCGTATCCTTCTGAATGTTCATCAAAACATTACGAACTAATCGTGGAGGAGAATTCAATTCACAAgagtttgttatttttgtgaaatgaATGGAATTAAAAGATAGTTGATAGCAGCTTATTCACCATAGCAAAATGGAGTAGCCGAGAAGAAGAATTGCACCATCATGAACATGGTCCGTAGTATGCTCGCTTTGAAGAAAGTTCCTAAAAGGTTTTGGCCAGAAGCAGTGAACTGGAGCAACCATATCCTCAACAGATGTCCAACCTTAACAGTGAAGAATGTTACTCCAGAAGAAGCTTggagtggaaaaaaaaaaacctaatgtTGGCAACTTCAGAATATTTGGTTGCTTGGCATATGCTCATGTAAGTGATTCTCAACGTATTAAACTTGATAATAAGAGTGTGAAATGCGTAATGCTTGGTGTTAGTGAGGAATCAAAAGCTTACAGGTTGTACAACCCAAATACACAGAAGATTATTATCAGTAGAGATGTTGTTTTTGGTGAAGATGAAGGATGGGATTGGAGTAATGGAAAAGATCAACATGTCACTGTTGACCTAGAAGCaactgaagaaattgaagatgccACACATCAAGATTCTCAAAATGAGTTACCAGAAAATGACTCATTAGAGAACAACTCCTCAGAACCTGATGAAGCAATGACTAGGGGAACCAGAACAAGAAGAGCACCTGGATGGCTAACTGATTATGTGACTAGAGAAGAACTAACAGATGAAGAAATGGCGCTCACTTTGCCTTGTTCATTGATAGTGATTCAATCACCTTTGATGAAGCTGTTAAAAgattaaaatgaaggaaagcCATGGATGTTGAGATAGATGCCATTCAAAGAAACAATACATGGGAGCTTACTGATCTGCCTGTGGGAGGAAAAACAACTGAAGTCAAGTGGATCTTCAAAACAAAGATCAAAGAAAATGGTGAGATTGACAAGTACAAAGCCAAGTTAGTAGCTAAACGGTACTCTCAAAAGCATGGTATTGATTATACAGAAGTTTTTGCACCTGTAGCTCGACATGATATCATTCAATTAGCAACTGCTTTAGCTGCCAAAAATGACTAGGATATCATAAACAAGTCCGCTGTAGCAATACTTGTAGTGGGGATGAGAATAggcgaccaactctctaaaaaaaccgtcgttaaaaaggaaaaatatgacacatattaacagaacaaggccgcaagatagacatacaacgacgaaacttaaaagaagacgctgttaaatataattttcacgacaacaaaaaatgacgtctttaagaacattagaagacgacgttattgattcctactacgtcgaccatataaaaacagccgtcgtataatacattttccacttcgacttttctataaaagatgacgtgaaaatagttgtcagtgtcattatttacgacgtatgtatttatagactAGACGTTGAAATcacaaacaacgtcggttacgaatatatgagagtcgtattacaaaatttttacgtcctattttcagaaacaaacaacgacgataaatattaggcgttgttaaataaaacaacgtcgaaagaaaataaaaacagacgtgtttagtcttcataagttttaaaaaatagtcgaggatgagaatagacgac is drawn from Prunus dulcis unplaced genomic scaffold, ALMONDv2, whole genome shotgun sequence and contains these coding sequences:
- the LOC117613120 gene encoding uncharacterized protein LOC117613120, whose product is MKKKYQGTVKVKRAQLQALRKEFEMFNMKVGESVDEYFGRPLTMANKRRINGEKLEDVVVIEKILRSMTPKFDYVVCSIEESKDLDNLSIDELRSSLLLHEQWMNGHAMEEQALKVSQENHSPGRRRGRGPGGFRGRGRGRQGSFDKSNVKCYY